GCTTCCGGCTTCATTCTGCGTGTGAAGCATGGTTCCCCTGCCTGTCAGCTGGATTCGCCTTCGGGTTCCTTGGCGCTGCCCTCTCCCATGGCAGAAGTGATCAGTTCGGGCTGGTCCCCGTCGGACGAGCGGCGCTCACGCACGATGACGCTCGCGGGCGACGTCTTGCCGAAGCGCTTCAACTCGGCCAGGGTGTCGCTCAGCTGGGCCGGATGCTCGAAGCGCCCCTTGGCGTCGACGATGAGCGCCAGCGTGAGCGTGATGAGCGGGAAGCGTTCGGTGTTGCCGCTGCGGCTCTCGACTTCCAGATAGCCCCGCTGCCAATCGGCCGGATCGTGCAGGTCGATCTTCCCCGCGTCGAATTCCTCGATGATGCGGCGGGCCAGGCTCTCGCCCGTGGCGGTGTCGGTCGCCACGACGAAGTCGTCGCCGCCCACGTGGCCGACGAATTCCCAGCCGGCCCCGTACTTCTGGGTGCAACCCACCAGCACGCCGGCGAGGAACGAGATGGCACGGTCGCCCATGCTGTAGCCGTAGTGGTCGTTGAAGCTCTTGAAGCGGTCGATGTCGATGTACATGAACGAGAACTCGCGCCCCGACGCGATGCGCGACTGGATCTCGCGCTCGATGGCCCGGTTGCCGGGCAGCCCCGTCAGCGGATTCGCCTCGCGCTCGCGCCGCGTGGCCTCCAGCAGGTTGCTGACCCGCAGCAGCAGCTCGTCGTGGTTGAACGGCTTGATGATGTAGTCGTTCGCGCCGCCCTTCAGCCCCTTGACCTTGTCCTGCTCCTCGCCCTTGGCGGTCAGCAGGATCACCGGCAGGCGGGCGGTCTCGAATCCGGCACGAATGATCTCCAGCACGGAAAAGCCGTCCATGCGTGGCATCATCACGTCCAGCAGCACCAGATCCGGTTGGAAACTGGCCACCGCTTTCCAGGCTTCCTCGCCGTCCTCGGCCATCTGGACCTCGAACCCCTCCTGCTCCAGCAGAAACTGCAGGATGCGCCGGATATGGGGCTCGTCGTCGGCAACGAGAATGCGCGCTTTCGCGGTCATATTCACCCTTTTCGTCTGGACGAGAGCGTGCTTCCCCCTTCCGTGGGGGATCACGCATCTCTTATCGTCGCAAAGGGTATGCCATTTGAGGGATAATTCGCAGGATGGCGGGAGCGGTCAGCGCCAGCTGGTCACCGGACCCCGCGGAAAGCTGTCCAGGGCCAGGGAATCGCGCTTTCCGGCCAGAAAATGGCAGTAGCCGGCATAGGCGATCATGGCGGCGTTGTCCGTGCAGTAGACGCGTTCCGGGGGCCGGAAATGCAGGCCCCGGCGCTCGGCCTCGGCGGCGACCCGGTCGCGCAGGCCCCCGTTGGCGGCCACGCCCCCGGCCAGGTACACCGCCCGGACGTGGGTGCGGCGGGCGGCGGCGAAGAGCTTGGCCGTGAGGGTGTCGACGATGGCCTCCTGCACCTCGCGGCTGACGTCGGCCACCGTCTGCTCGTCGAGGGGTCGCGGCAGCCCGTCGACGGCGGTGCGGACCGCCGTCTTCAGGCCCGAGAAGCTGA
The sequence above is a segment of the bacterium genome. Coding sequences within it:
- a CDS encoding response regulator, with the translated sequence MTAKARILVADDEPHIRRILQFLLEQEGFEVQMAEDGEEAWKAVASFQPDLVLLDVMMPRMDGFSVLEIIRAGFETARLPVILLTAKGEEQDKVKGLKGGANDYIIKPFNHDELLLRVSNLLEATRREREANPLTGLPGNRAIEREIQSRIASGREFSFMYIDIDRFKSFNDHYGYSMGDRAISFLAGVLVGCTQKYGAGWEFVGHVGGDDFVVATDTATGESLARRIIEEFDAGKIDLHDPADWQRGYLEVESRSGNTERFPLITLTLALIVDAKGRFEHPAQLSDTLAELKRFGKTSPASVIVRERRSSDGDQPELITSAMGEGSAKEPEGESS